A part of Peromyscus maniculatus bairdii isolate BWxNUB_F1_BW_parent chromosome 10, HU_Pman_BW_mat_3.1, whole genome shotgun sequence genomic DNA contains:
- the LOC102917534 gene encoding PRAME family member 12-like → MSGQTPPTLEELARQALLRNEALAISALEKLPWTLFPALFKDAFNGRHTRIVKAMVAAWPFPCLPVGTLMKTPNLEIFQAVLDGVDMHLKREFHPGSEQLQVLDLRNVHHEFWNIWTGREGGACSAETVDERPVVKDLPRYALRRLHLKVVTDLYLRFPLNEEQACFLQWVQQRKDFLQLHCINMKIWTVPVCPIKEILSVFHPGRIEELELNMGWDVSTLARFAPCLGQMRSLRKLFLAYIYKNTFRTGTRTAGREERCISKAFAQFSKLHCLQHLSIDDIFFLKDHMKQILWSLKTPLETLSITNCDLSQTDLNNFPWSHSLRQLKHLALRDITLCTSCLKPLGVLLENVAGTLESLDLQGCSIKDSQLTDFIPALSKCSQLTRVNFWDNDFSMPILKNLLGHTANLTKMNVEQYPAPMQCYFGLGSVSEGRFAQLCLELMDTLRALRQPKRILFSTDPCNECGERCVYDLGPRLCPCLH, encoded by the exons ATGAGTGGTCAAACCCCACCCACACTGGAGGAGCTGGCAAGGCAGGCGCTGCTGAGAAATGAGGCCTTGGCCATCTCTGCTCTGGAGAAACTACCCTGGACGCTCTTCCCAGCACTGTTCAAGGACGCCTTCAATGGCAGACACACTAGGATTGTGAAGGCAATGGTGGCAGCCTGGCCTTTCCCCTGTCTCCCTGTGGGGACGTTGATGAAGACCCCCAACTTGGAAATCTTCCAGGCTGTGCTAGATGGGGTAGACATGCATCTGAAAAGAGAGTTTCACCCCGG GAGCGAGCAACTTCAGGTGCTCGACCTGAGGAATGTTCACCATGAGTTCTGGAACATATGGACTGGAAGAGAGGGTGGGGCCTGTTCGGCAGAGACTGTGGATGAGAGGCCTGTAGTGAAGGACCTTCCCAGATATGCACTGAGGCGGCTGCATCTGAAGGTGGTAACTGACCTCTACCTCAGGTTCCCTCTGAATGAAGAGCAAGCATGCTTCTTGCAGTGGGTCCAGCAGAGAAAAGACTTTCTACAGCTGCACTGTATAAACATGAAGATCTGGACTGTGCCAGTATGCCCTATCAAAGAGATCTTGAGTGTTTTCCACCCAGGACGCATTGAGGAGCTGGAATTGAACATGGGGTGGGATGTGTCCACACTGGCACGATTTGCTCCCTGCCTTGGACAGATGAGAAGTCTTCGCAAACTCTTCCTGGCATACATCTACAAGAACACTTTCAGGACTGGAACCAGGAcagcaggcagagaagagaggtgCATCAGCAAGGCCTTTGCTCAGTTCTCCAAACTCCACTGTCTGCAGCATCTCTCCATTGATGACATCTTCTTTCTCAAAGACCACATGAAACAAATACTCTG GTCCCTGAAGACCCCCTTGGAGACTCTCTCCATCACAAACTGTGATCTGTCACAGACTGACTTGAATAATTTCCCCTGGAGCCATAGCCTGCGTCAGCTAAAACATCTGGCCTTGAGAGATATCACGTTATGCACTTCATGTCTCAAGCCTCTTGGAGTGCTGCTAGAGAATGTAGCAGGTACTCTGGAATCTCTGGACTTGCAGGGTTGTAGTATCAAGGATTCTCAACTCACTGACTTCATCCCTGCCCTCAGCAAGTGCTCCCAGCTCACCAGGGTTAACTTTTGGGACAATGACTTTTCCATGCCCATCCTGAAGAACCTTTTGGGTCACACAGCCAACTTGACCAAGATGAATGTGGAGCAGTACCCGGCCCCTATGCAGTGCTATTTCGGTTTGGGTTCCGTCTCTGAAGGGAGATTTGCCCAACTTTGTCTTGAGCTCATGGATACACTCAGAGCCTTGAGGCAGCCCAAGAGGATCTTGTTTTCCACAGATCCCTGCAATGAATGTGGTGAGCGCTGTGTCTATGACCTTGGGCCCAGACTTTGCCCTTGCTTGCACTAA